A genomic region of ANME-2 cluster archaeon contains the following coding sequences:
- a CDS encoding cobyrinate a,c-diamide synthase produces the protein MTKAVMIAGTHSGVGKTTVALGLMALLARRGMAVQPYKVGPDFIDPSHHTAICNRPSRNLDTYIMGTGAVQSTYARTLGDISIIEGVMGLYDGLNSSDTASSAHVAKTLGVPVVLVVNVHGMSRSAAAVVKGYQTLDPDINIAGLILNRVGSPRHSKLVEDACKGAGIDIPVIGTLPSNKELSLPSRHLGLHMAHEQEWDYNNLADFIEHNMDVDVLLDISQTAREPGSPGEIKTPQADVRIGVALDSAFCFYYQDMFDELEQCGAEIITFSPMSDPMPDIDGLILGGGYPELFSAQLSASNTRYDIRKAAQDGMPVYAECGGLMYLGTSLERDGKTYEMAGVFDSESRMVQRFQALGYTEAEVIADNHLLGKGQTVRGHEFHYSITEPGRDARFAYRMRRGKGIFDGQDGLMVYNTLASYMHTHPAAVSMERFVNSCREYSRK, from the coding sequence ATGACAAAAGCAGTAATGATAGCAGGGACCCACAGCGGTGTAGGCAAGACCACAGTAGCGCTGGGACTAATGGCGCTGCTTGCCCGCAGGGGCATGGCTGTGCAACCCTACAAAGTGGGCCCGGATTTCATTGACCCGTCACATCATACCGCTATCTGTAACAGGCCGTCCAGGAACCTGGACACCTATATCATGGGCACCGGGGCGGTCCAGAGCACCTACGCCCGGACCCTTGGCGACATTTCCATAATCGAGGGCGTGATGGGACTGTACGATGGTCTGAATTCATCAGATACCGCCAGCAGCGCCCATGTGGCAAAGACACTGGGTGTACCCGTGGTGCTGGTGGTCAATGTCCATGGCATGTCCCGCAGTGCGGCCGCCGTGGTGAAAGGTTACCAGACCCTGGACCCTGACATAAATATTGCAGGGTTGATACTGAACAGGGTAGGCAGTCCACGACACAGCAAACTGGTCGAGGATGCATGTAAAGGTGCAGGTATCGACATTCCTGTGATAGGGACACTGCCGTCCAACAAGGAATTGTCCCTGCCGTCCAGGCATCTTGGGCTTCACATGGCGCATGAACAGGAATGGGATTACAATAACCTGGCCGATTTTATTGAGCACAACATGGATGTGGATGTACTGCTGGACATTTCTCAAACGGCTCGAGAACCTGGTAGCCCGGGTGAAATTAAGACACCGCAGGCCGATGTCAGGATAGGCGTGGCATTGGACAGTGCCTTTTGTTTTTATTATCAGGATATGTTCGACGAACTTGAGCAATGCGGAGCTGAAATTATTACCTTCAGCCCGATGTCAGACCCCATGCCAGATATAGATGGCCTGATACTCGGTGGAGGCTATCCCGAGCTATTCTCTGCCCAGCTCTCGGCTTCGAATACGCGTTATGACATCAGGAAGGCAGCACAGGACGGCATGCCCGTATACGCCGAGTGCGGAGGGCTGATGTACCTGGGTACAAGCCTGGAAAGAGACGGGAAGACGTATGAAATGGCCGGGGTGTTCGACAGCGAATCCCGCATGGTACAGCGGTTCCAGGCTTTGGGATATACGGAAGCAGAAGTAATTGCTGATAATCATTTATTGGGTAAGGGGCAGACCGTGCGGGGGCATGAGTTCCATTATTCCATAACAGAACCAGGGCGTGATGCCAGGTTCGCATACAGGATGCGCAGGGGAAAAGGTATTTTCGATGGTCAGGACGGGCTGATGGTCTACAATACTCTTGCAAGTTACATGCACACTCATCCGGCTGCGGTGTCAATGGAGAGGTTCGTGAACTCCTGCAGGGAATACAGCCGGAAATGA
- a CDS encoding small multi-drug export protein, whose protein sequence is MSIEKTESDRFLIGLFITGVILVSIILFIFFQFGLIREFSLVFSTQFLSGREFAMLNGASMEMSLFVMILVSFISDIGSLMIGLPIFVIFHEELKQFTLMAPFMNFSEMITSNKSGLMHKFGLVGIFMICFIPFQMTGGLATACFAKLLGFTVREIIPVIAIASLIASVFWAVTADTVMKYLGPVQDYIPSFIVLVVASILIYNFVHYRNR, encoded by the coding sequence ATGAGCATTGAAAAAACAGAATCTGACCGTTTCCTCATCGGATTATTCATTACCGGAGTGATATTGGTTTCAATAATCCTTTTCATTTTTTTCCAGTTCGGACTTATACGTGAGTTCTCGCTGGTATTCAGTACCCAGTTCCTGTCGGGCCGGGAGTTCGCTATGCTCAACGGGGCTTCCATGGAAATGTCCCTCTTCGTGATGATACTTGTCAGTTTCATATCCGATATTGGTTCATTGATGATAGGGCTGCCGATTTTTGTCATATTCCATGAAGAGTTAAAGCAGTTCACGCTGATGGCACCGTTCATGAACTTCTCGGAGATGATCACGTCCAATAAAAGTGGTTTGATGCACAAGTTCGGTCTCGTGGGAATTTTCATGATATGTTTCATCCCGTTCCAGATGACCGGGGGGCTGGCTACTGCATGTTTTGCAAAACTCCTGGGTTTTACGGTGCGTGAGATAATACCTGTGATCGCCATTGCGTCCCTTATCGCTTCTGTGTTCTGGGCAGTGACCGCTGATACGGTAATGAAATACCTGGGACCGGTCCAGGACTATATCCCCTCCTTCATTGTGCTGGTAGTGGCGTCTATTTTGATATATAATTTTGTGCATTACCGGAACAGGTAA
- a CDS encoding NTP transferase domain-containing protein: protein MKGLIPAAGMGTRLKPYTNAIPKELLPVGGKAVIEHVIDAFREAAITDITVVVGWKKNAILDYLGSGQRMGVNLTYVVQDERLGLANAIYAGRHVVGNSDFAVILGDNFFYPKTFMRDLRDFHLQQGADVTLGVTDIQDTTRHGIIAYHGIDVTDIVEKPQPEDAPSRKGSAGIYIMSAEIFDAISHIEPGMNNEYQLADAFNVMIERGRRVVFRDIPGYHIDVGTPEDLREANRLFYLREK from the coding sequence TTGAAAGGACTCATCCCGGCCGCAGGTATGGGGACCAGGCTCAAACCATACACCAACGCCATCCCGAAAGAACTGCTCCCGGTGGGCGGCAAGGCTGTCATCGAGCATGTTATTGACGCGTTCAGGGAAGCGGCTATCACCGACATTACTGTCGTGGTGGGCTGGAAAAAGAATGCCATACTGGACTACCTCGGCTCGGGACAGCGTATGGGAGTGAACCTCACCTATGTGGTACAGGACGAAAGGCTGGGCCTTGCCAATGCCATCTATGCCGGTCGTCATGTCGTGGGGAACAGCGACTTTGCCGTGATACTGGGCGACAATTTCTTCTATCCAAAGACCTTCATGCGCGACCTGCGGGATTTCCACCTGCAACAGGGAGCTGACGTGACCCTGGGAGTAACAGATATCCAGGACACCACCCGCCACGGCATTATTGCATACCATGGAATAGACGTGACCGATATTGTGGAAAAGCCGCAACCTGAGGATGCACCCAGTCGAAAAGGGTCTGCAGGCATCTATATCATGAGTGCTGAAATTTTTGATGCCATCAGCCATATTGAGCCGGGCATGAACAACGAGTACCAGCTGGCAGATGCCTTTAACGTTATGATAGAACGGGGGCGCAGGGTGGTGTTCAGGGACATTCCCGGCTACCATATTGATGTAGGTACTCCCGAAGACCTGCGGGAAGCAAACCGCTTATTCTACCTGCGGGAAAAGTGA